A section of the bacterium genome encodes:
- a CDS encoding PQQ-like beta-propeller repeat protein, producing MKLCLQKARYLGVLMVLLSASLLYAADWPQWRGINRDGISKETGLLKTWPPAGPKTIWKTALGNGYSAIAVSQGRIFTMASVGVNEYALCFDAATGKEIWRFKTDATYQSGQGDGPRSTPTVDGNWVYVLGAQSKLYALNGKDGKKIWFHDLHSEYGSEIPGWGTSTSPLVEGDLLLVDIGGKTGHSIGAFNKKSGALVWKTHTDKQGYSSPIAINANGARQILFFTGTSLVSVSPTGTVNWKYPWRTSYYANIATPIFIAPDKVYLSTAYDTGAAVLKLTDGKDKLSFQELWKSKISQNHFNSSVLHNDHIYGFDQAILQCIEVNTGKEKWKQSGFGKGSLILAEGNLIVLGERGQLALVEATPSAYKEKSRIQAIEGKTWTSPALANGKLYLRNEKEMFCMDLTGTL from the coding sequence ATGAAACTCTGTTTACAAAAAGCCAGGTACCTCGGCGTGCTGATGGTTTTGCTGTCCGCCAGTCTTCTTTACGCAGCCGATTGGCCGCAGTGGCGCGGCATCAACCGGGACGGGATTTCCAAAGAAACCGGCCTTCTAAAAACGTGGCCGCCGGCCGGACCCAAAACAATCTGGAAAACGGCTCTTGGAAATGGATACTCCGCTATCGCCGTTTCACAGGGGCGCATTTTCACGATGGCATCTGTTGGCGTAAACGAATACGCCTTATGTTTTGATGCGGCAACCGGGAAAGAAATCTGGCGTTTCAAAACGGATGCGACCTATCAAAGCGGTCAGGGAGATGGACCCCGTTCCACTCCCACAGTCGACGGCAACTGGGTCTACGTCCTTGGCGCCCAAAGCAAGCTTTACGCGCTCAATGGAAAAGATGGGAAAAAGATCTGGTTCCACGATTTGCACTCAGAATATGGAAGTGAAATACCGGGATGGGGTACTTCCACTTCTCCGCTAGTTGAAGGAGACCTGCTGCTCGTCGATATAGGTGGTAAAACAGGACATTCCATCGGCGCGTTCAACAAAAAATCGGGCGCGCTCGTATGGAAAACCCATACGGACAAACAAGGATATTCCTCTCCCATCGCGATCAATGCGAATGGAGCACGCCAGATTTTGTTTTTTACCGGAACCTCGCTGGTATCGGTTTCGCCAACAGGAACGGTGAACTGGAAATATCCGTGGCGCACGAGTTACTACGCCAACATCGCAACGCCCATCTTTATTGCGCCAGACAAAGTTTATCTTTCTACGGCGTATGACACAGGCGCGGCCGTTCTGAAACTTACGGATGGAAAGGACAAGCTTTCTTTTCAGGAACTCTGGAAAAGCAAGATCTCGCAAAACCATTTCAATAGTTCGGTGCTTCACAACGATCATATTTACGGTTTCGATCAAGCAATTCTTCAGTGTATTGAGGTAAATACGGGCAAAGAAAAATGGAAACAGAGCGGTTTTGGAAAAGGATCCCTCATCCTCGCGGAAGGCAATTTGATTGTTCTGGGGGAACGCGGTCAGCTCGCCCTGGTCGAAGCAACGCCTTCAGCGTACAAGGAGAAAAGCCGCATTCAAGCCATTGAGGGCAAGACGTGGACATCGCCCGCTCTAGCAAACGGCAAACTGTATTTGAGAAACGAAAAAGAAATGTTTTGCATGGATTTAACTGGTACTTTGTAA
- a CDS encoding coproporphyrinogen III oxidase family protein produces MTEKVLPEPATSTLTSMQTEVGSVFVSNYPPYSFWNSAQLSEAERVLNEPPTENTLGLYLHIPFCRKRCKFCYFRVYTEKNSDEVQSYLDALRKEVDLYSKLPSVAGRTLKFVYFGGGTPSFISANHLKSLSRRLKESISWKGSEEVTFECEPGTLTETKLEVIKQIGVTRLSLGVESFDDFVLEENGRAHRSKEIYRVMPWIRSLNFQQLNIDLIAGMLGETWDTWRDAVQRTIDLSPDSVTIYQMELPFNTVFSHELVRGDLRIPLANWDTKRAWHDYAFEHLVNNGYVHSSAYTMVKDKNHRFVYRDSVWHGTDMIGTGVASFSHMSGVHFQNLPDWDGYMQSLESNKLPLHRAYPISKRERLIREVILQLKLGEIRTEYFQNKFHTNVLEEFREPLEQLQSKGYLTVHNPDRIQLTRSGLLRVDQLLPLFYDPQFRNARYT; encoded by the coding sequence ATGACGGAAAAAGTGCTTCCCGAGCCCGCTACCTCGACTCTCACTTCCATGCAAACGGAAGTTGGTAGCGTTTTCGTCTCGAATTATCCACCCTATTCTTTCTGGAATTCCGCGCAATTGAGTGAGGCCGAACGCGTTCTAAACGAACCTCCCACCGAAAACACGCTCGGCCTGTACTTGCACATCCCCTTTTGTAGAAAACGCTGCAAGTTCTGCTATTTCCGCGTGTACACAGAAAAGAACAGCGATGAAGTGCAATCCTATCTGGATGCGCTGAGGAAAGAAGTGGATCTCTACAGTAAGCTTCCCTCAGTTGCGGGACGCACGCTGAAGTTCGTTTATTTTGGAGGAGGCACGCCCTCCTTTATCAGCGCAAACCACTTGAAGTCCCTGTCCAGACGATTGAAGGAATCGATTTCCTGGAAGGGATCGGAAGAAGTTACCTTTGAATGCGAACCTGGCACTTTAACGGAAACCAAATTGGAAGTCATTAAACAAATTGGAGTGACCCGGTTGAGCCTGGGCGTTGAAAGCTTCGATGATTTTGTACTGGAAGAGAATGGACGCGCTCATCGATCGAAGGAAATCTACAGGGTTATGCCCTGGATTCGGTCACTGAACTTCCAGCAACTGAACATAGACCTGATTGCCGGAATGTTGGGCGAAACGTGGGATACCTGGCGCGATGCAGTACAACGAACGATCGATCTGAGTCCCGACAGTGTCACGATCTACCAAATGGAACTTCCTTTCAACACAGTCTTTTCCCATGAGCTGGTTCGCGGCGATTTGCGGATTCCTCTTGCAAACTGGGATACAAAACGAGCCTGGCACGATTATGCTTTTGAACATCTGGTGAACAATGGTTACGTTCATTCCAGCGCATACACAATGGTGAAGGATAAGAATCACCGTTTTGTTTACCGCGATTCTGTCTGGCACGGAACCGACATGATCGGCACAGGAGTAGCTTCTTTTTCCCATATGAGTGGCGTTCATTTTCAGAACTTACCCGATTGGGATGGATATATGCAGAGTCTCGAATCCAACAAACTGCCGTTGCATCGAGCCTATCCAATAAGCAAGAGGGAACGTTTAATCCGGGAAGTTATTTTGCAGTTGAAATTGGGCGAGATCCGCACAGAATATTTTCAAAATAAATTTCATACTAACGTATTAGAAGAATTCCGGGAACCGCTGGAACAGCTTCAATCAAAGGGGTACTTAACCGTGCACAATCCGGACAGGATTCAGTTGACCCGAAGTGGGCTTTTGAGAGTGGATCAGCTGCTGCCGTTGTTTTATGACCCGCAGTTCAGGAATGCGCGGTACACCTAG
- a CDS encoding PQQ-binding-like beta-propeller repeat protein, whose protein sequence is MRWKYLILLMFALCWNLHGQGSDWTAFRGNPQQTGVSPANLPEHLAPVWTYSLEGGIETTAAISGNTVYVGSLDGSFVAVDLTSGKEKWKYKASDEIKSSPAVDKQTVYFGDEKGTFHALDVASGQKRFTFQADAGITASPVIFQDHILVGSYDQNLYCLKPDGTIHWKVETEGYIHGTPAIWNGNAVIAGCDGFLRVIQISDGVEKQKIKLGAYVGASPSISQERLFVGTFGNTVLGIDLKQGKVLWQYENPDARFPFYSSAAVTGNTVFVGGRDKFFHALNAQTGKEIWKFSAKSRVESSPVISGKTIYFGTVGGQVYGLAADSGKVVWQYDAADAVLASPAIVEGKMVIGTQGGTLYCFGQRSVS, encoded by the coding sequence ATGCGTTGGAAATATTTGATCCTATTGATGTTTGCCCTCTGCTGGAATCTCCATGGCCAGGGGAGCGATTGGACTGCTTTTCGCGGTAATCCTCAGCAAACGGGCGTCAGTCCGGCAAACCTGCCGGAACATTTGGCGCCAGTCTGGACGTATTCACTGGAGGGAGGCATTGAAACTACGGCTGCCATCTCGGGAAACACGGTTTATGTCGGTTCACTGGACGGATCTTTCGTCGCAGTCGATCTTACTTCCGGAAAAGAGAAATGGAAGTACAAGGCTTCCGACGAAATCAAGTCCTCCCCGGCAGTCGACAAACAGACGGTCTATTTCGGCGACGAGAAAGGGACGTTTCACGCATTGGATGTGGCTTCAGGACAAAAGAGATTTACATTTCAAGCCGATGCTGGAATCACGGCTTCTCCGGTAATTTTTCAGGATCATATCCTGGTGGGCTCGTATGATCAGAATCTTTACTGTCTCAAGCCGGACGGAACAATTCATTGGAAGGTGGAAACCGAAGGATACATACATGGAACTCCCGCGATCTGGAATGGAAATGCGGTTATAGCCGGTTGTGATGGATTTTTGCGAGTGATTCAAATCTCAGATGGTGTGGAGAAACAAAAAATAAAGCTCGGCGCGTATGTTGGGGCGAGTCCCTCAATTTCGCAGGAGCGGTTGTTTGTTGGAACTTTCGGCAACACCGTTCTGGGCATCGATCTAAAGCAAGGAAAAGTTCTCTGGCAATATGAAAATCCGGACGCTCGTTTTCCTTTCTATTCATCCGCTGCGGTCACAGGAAATACCGTGTTTGTTGGAGGGCGCGACAAATTTTTCCATGCACTGAATGCCCAGACTGGCAAAGAAATCTGGAAATTTTCAGCAAAGTCGCGTGTGGAATCATCTCCCGTCATCAGCGGGAAAACAATTTATTTTGGCACCGTGGGCGGCCAGGTCTATGGCCTGGCCGCTGATTCTGGCAAGGTGGTGTGGCAATATGACGCCGCAGACGCGGTGCTCGCTTCACCCGCAATTGTGGAAGGCAAAATGGTAATCGGCACACAAGGCGGAACGCTCTATTGTTTTGGTCAAAGGAGCGTGTCATGA
- a CDS encoding iron-containing alcohol dehydrogenase, giving the protein MPMVQKSMNGFDFLQTTRVIFGVNSLDQLGGVAKELGATRALLVTDAGIINAGYAERAQDTLRKDSIESVLFSDVDENPTTTQVEAGVEVARKIGGIDLIVGLGGGSPMDCAKGINVLLTNGGRMEDYWGFNKATKPMLPSIGVPTTAGTGSEAQSYALISQKGTHTKMACGDVKARFRAVILDPALTVTAPKGVTAVSGIDAIAHAVETYVTKNRNPLTQMYSAEAWRLLSQNFETVLQEPVNVPARASMLLGAHFAGIAIEYSMLGAAHACANPLTSRYRIAHGVAVGLMLPAVIRFNQAEVAKEYRQLSDDLLETILELKRIASLPQKLSEFQVERNALPELARDAATQWTSKHNPRSLTESDFLALYESTF; this is encoded by the coding sequence ATGCCGATGGTACAAAAATCCATGAACGGTTTTGATTTTCTTCAAACGACTCGCGTGATTTTTGGTGTTAACTCGCTGGATCAACTCGGCGGTGTAGCCAAAGAACTAGGAGCGACACGCGCTTTGTTGGTGACTGATGCCGGAATTATCAACGCCGGCTACGCCGAACGGGCTCAGGACACATTACGCAAGGATTCGATTGAATCGGTTTTGTTTTCGGATGTGGATGAGAATCCAACGACAACGCAGGTGGAAGCCGGAGTGGAAGTCGCCAGGAAGATTGGCGGGATTGATCTGATTGTCGGATTAGGCGGTGGAAGTCCGATGGACTGCGCGAAGGGAATTAATGTTCTCCTGACCAACGGCGGCCGGATGGAAGATTACTGGGGATTCAACAAAGCGACAAAACCAATGTTACCTTCGATCGGGGTTCCGACAACTGCCGGTACGGGAAGCGAAGCTCAGTCCTATGCGTTGATTTCACAAAAAGGGACCCATACGAAAATGGCCTGTGGAGATGTCAAAGCGCGGTTCCGTGCGGTGATTCTGGATCCGGCGCTTACGGTCACGGCCCCCAAGGGCGTCACAGCTGTTTCCGGCATCGATGCGATTGCTCACGCAGTGGAGACTTATGTCACGAAAAACCGCAATCCACTCACCCAAATGTACTCCGCGGAAGCATGGCGGCTCTTGAGCCAAAACTTTGAAACCGTCCTGCAAGAACCCGTGAATGTGCCGGCACGAGCATCCATGCTGCTCGGAGCGCACTTTGCAGGCATCGCGATTGAATATTCCATGCTGGGAGCTGCTCATGCTTGCGCCAACCCACTGACCTCGCGGTATCGAATTGCTCACGGCGTTGCAGTGGGGCTCATGTTGCCTGCAGTGATCCGCTTCAATCAAGCCGAAGTTGCAAAAGAATACCGGCAATTATCGGACGACCTGCTCGAAACCATTTTGGAGCTAAAAAGGATCGCGAGTCTTCCACAAAAACTGAGCGAATTTCAAGTTGAAAGAAATGCTTTGCCGGAGCTTGCGCGTGATGCTGCAACACAATGGACCAGCAAACACAATCCCCGATCTCTCACCGAATCCGATTTTCTCGCCCTCTACGAAAGCACCTTTTAA